A stretch of Schistocerca nitens isolate TAMUIC-IGC-003100 chromosome 6, iqSchNite1.1, whole genome shotgun sequence DNA encodes these proteins:
- the LOC126263456 gene encoding trypsin-2-like, whose amino-acid sequence MACFHVTVLCLLLAVQLHLVASRALRMRSRIHDRIIGGSEASIEDFPWTLALLYTDSHQCGASIIGNQWALTAAHCIGQRSSLYTLRAGSSNRDSGGTLMDVVEIYEHELHDSNSGDYDIALMQTAGSFPLGINVSIVNLPEAGYDPAVGLALTVRGWGCTETDYPLILHKVDIRVSGRSE is encoded by the exons ATGGCATGCTTCCACGTGACCGTGCTGTGCCTGCTGCTGGCTGTGCAGCTGCACCTGGTGGCGTCACGGGCGCTGCGAATGAGGTCGCGGATTCACGACCGCATCATCGGCGGCTCCGAAGCCAGCATCGAGGACTTCCCGTGGACGTTGGCTCTGCTGTACACCGATTCCCACCAGTGCGGAGCCTCCATAATCGGCAACCAGTGGGCCCTGACTGCTGCGCATTGCATCGGCCAGAGAAGCTCGCTATACACTTTGCGCGCTGGGTCCTCCAATCGCGACAGCGGCGGCACCTTGATGGACGTGGTCGAGATTTACGAACACGAGCTGCACGACAGCAATTCTGGTGACTACGACATAGCTCTCATGCAG ACTGCCGGTTCGTTCCCACTTGGCATCAACGTATCAATCGTGAACCTTCCAGAGGCTGGATACGACCCGGCAGTCGGCCTGGCGCTCACAGTGAGGGGCTGGGGATGCACGGAGACCGACTACCCCCTCATCCTGCACAAAGTGGACATCAGAGTCAGCGGCCGCTCCGAGTGA
- the LOC126263457 gene encoding trypsin alpha-3-like, which yields MLCTGATGKSVCHGDSVSPLVSGSTQVGIVSWGSGDCTLGYETSYVTHPRGRTVPAAGNSAAVGGLMGAAAANEYPRPYHRRLRRQHRGLPRQLYLTYAASLACGASIIGPQWALTAAHCVPFSEYVLYHLRAGSSSRDSGGTVLDMAVAYQHEQYDSTSGDYDVAVVRPDGSFPLGTNVAVVNLPEDGYDPPVGLAVTVRGWGMTETTSQPSTLQKVDVSVMGRSACYYPDIGREVTPRMLCAGEIGKSPCFGDSGGPLVSGSTQLGIVSWGSDNCDYAGGVYANVGNLRSWVTNVTNI from the exons ATGCTGTGCACTGGAGCGACGGGAAAGAGCGTGTGCCATGGCGATTCTGTCAGTCCTCTGGTGAGCGGCAGCACGCAGGTGGGCATCGTGTCGTGGGGCAGCGGCGACTGCACCCTTG GATATGAGACCAGCTATGTCACGCATCCACGTGGCCGCACTGTGCCTGCTGCTGGCAATTCAGCTGCAGTTGGTGGCCTCATGGGCGCTGCGGCTGCGAACGAGTATCCAAGGCCGTATCATAGGCGGCTCCGACGCCAGCATCGAGGACTTCCGAGGCAGCTGTACCTGACGTACGCCGCCAGCCTTGCGTGCGGCGCCTCCATAATCGGTCCCCAGTGGGCGCTGACCGCCGCCCACTGCGTTCCCTTCTCAGAGTACGTCCTGTACCACTTGCGTGCTGGCTCTTCCAGTCGCGACAGCGGCGGCACTGTGCTGGACATGGCCGTGGCCTACCAACACGAACAGTACGACAGCACTTCTGGTGACTACGACGTCGCAGTTGTACGG CCGGATGGTTCGTTCCCACTCGGCACCAACGTGGCAGTCGTGAACCTACCAGAGGACGGTTACGACCCTCCAGTCGGGCTCGCAGTCACAGTGAGAGGCTGGGGAATGACAGAGACGACGAGCCAACCCAGCACCCTGCAGAAGGTGGACGTCAGCGTCATGGGGCGCTCCGCGTGTTACTACCCGGACATCGGTCGCGAAGTGACCCCGCGCATGTTGTGCGCCGGAGAGATTGGCAAGAGCCCGTGCTTTGGGGATTCCGGCGGTCCTCTGGTGAGCGGCAGCACGCAGTTGGGCATCGTATCGTGGGGGAGTGACAACTGCGATTATGCGGGCGGAGTCTACGCCAACGTGGGCAACTTACGTTCGTGGGTAACCAACGTTACCAACATCTGA